A stretch of the Kushneria konosiri genome encodes the following:
- a CDS encoding DUF7079 family protein: MNDPQRLLDHRRDLWMALAPLWLDREPGERDYARMADVIERYDFTTDELERIYRVEMSPVLVRHQVSLAGEWRAFDEDRLLRQLTFHVWKLTRWRRGFWLLFSGLTTMMTRHRYNMLMDVVLTRRRMAAEQDAASGD, translated from the coding sequence ATGAATGACCCACAGCGTCTGCTCGATCATCGTCGTGACCTCTGGATGGCGCTGGCACCGCTGTGGCTGGATCGAGAACCGGGTGAGCGCGACTATGCCCGTATGGCCGATGTCATCGAGCGATATGATTTCACCACGGACGAGCTCGAGCGCATCTATCGTGTCGAGATGTCACCGGTGCTGGTTCGCCACCAGGTGTCACTGGCCGGAGAGTGGCGCGCCTTCGATGAAGATCGACTGCTTCGTCAATTGACCTTCCATGTCTGGAAGCTGACTCGCTGGCGCCGCGGGTTCTGGCTGCTTTTTTCCGGCCTGACCACCATGATGACGCGCCACCGTTACAACATGCTCATGGATGTCGTGCTGACCCGGCGCAGAATGGCCGCCGAGCAGGACGCCGCTTCCGGCGATTAA
- the fabV gene encoding enoyl-ACP reductase FabV — protein sequence MVIHPKVRGFICTTTHPVGCEQNVREQIEITRSRGTIEGGPKKVLVIGASTGYGLSARITAAFGCGADTLGVFFEKPGTETRPGSAGWYNSAAFDRLASAEGLYSRSINGDAFAHETRDQAIEMIKGEMGGQIDLVVYSLASPVRKLPDSGEVVKSALKPIGETYRATALDTNKDQIIEASVEPASQEEIDNTIRVMGGEDWELWIDALDQAGVLAEGASTVAFSYIGTEITWPIYWHGSLGKAKEDLDRAAQALDTRLSEKGGHANVAVLKSVVTQASAAIPVMPLYISMVYRIMKEKNLHEGTIDQLNRLFHEHLTAGQRPALDDAGRMRLDDRELRDDVQDECKALWPKVTSDNVFEMTDYAGYKHEFLKLFGFDRDDVDYDADVNPKVDFDVVQL from the coding sequence GTGGTTATCCATCCCAAGGTTCGCGGTTTTATCTGTACGACAACCCATCCGGTCGGCTGCGAGCAGAACGTGCGCGAGCAGATCGAGATCACTCGCTCGCGCGGCACCATCGAAGGCGGTCCGAAAAAGGTTCTGGTCATCGGTGCCTCTACCGGTTATGGCCTGTCGGCACGTATCACTGCCGCCTTCGGATGTGGTGCCGATACGCTGGGCGTTTTCTTTGAAAAGCCGGGTACCGAAACCCGCCCGGGATCGGCAGGCTGGTATAACTCGGCAGCCTTTGATCGGCTGGCCAGTGCTGAAGGGCTCTATAGCCGTTCGATCAACGGTGATGCCTTCGCCCATGAAACGCGCGATCAGGCCATCGAGATGATCAAAGGCGAGATGGGTGGTCAGATCGATCTGGTGGTCTATTCGCTGGCATCACCGGTGCGCAAGCTTCCCGACAGCGGTGAAGTCGTCAAGTCAGCCCTCAAGCCGATCGGTGAGACCTATCGAGCCACGGCGCTGGATACCAACAAGGATCAAATCATCGAGGCCTCGGTCGAGCCGGCGTCACAGGAAGAGATCGACAATACCATTCGCGTCATGGGTGGTGAGGACTGGGAGCTCTGGATCGACGCGCTTGATCAGGCCGGCGTGCTGGCCGAAGGCGCCAGCACGGTGGCCTTCAGCTATATCGGCACCGAAATCACCTGGCCGATCTACTGGCACGGCTCGCTGGGCAAGGCCAAGGAAGATCTCGATCGTGCGGCGCAGGCGCTCGACACCCGCTTGAGCGAAAAGGGCGGCCATGCCAACGTTGCCGTGCTCAAGTCCGTGGTCACCCAAGCTAGTGCCGCCATTCCGGTCATGCCGCTCTACATCTCCATGGTCTATCGCATCATGAAAGAGAAGAATCTGCATGAAGGCACGATCGATCAGCTCAACCGACTGTTCCATGAGCACCTGACTGCCGGCCAGCGCCCGGCTCTGGATGACGCCGGCCGCATGCGTCTGGATGATCGCGAACTGCGTGATGACGTGCAGGATGAGTGCAAGGCGCTGTGGCCGAAGGTTACCAGCGATAACGTTTTTGAGATGACCGACTACGCTGGCTACAAGCACGAGTTTCTCAAGCTGTTCGGTTTTGACCGTGATGACGTCGACTACGATGCCGACGTCAATCCGAAGGTCGATTTCGACGTGGTTCAACTCTGA
- a CDS encoding DUF2959 domain-containing protein yields MALSRLSRPTTWAPVAVLLATLTLSGCQSAYYDVMEQAGVHKRDILSDRVIAARDAQQDADEQFSSALERYQSVVKVPESKLSRTYGELESDYERSQAAAERVSQRIDAIESVAQALFKEWEGELDQYQNQAYRRQSERELEQTRQRYGEMLDAMHRAEDTMPPVLTAMHDNVLFLKHNLNARAIGALKGEVNQLEMQIATLRREMQASIERSNRFIDGMTPMD; encoded by the coding sequence ATGGCGCTATCGAGACTCTCACGCCCAACGACATGGGCGCCTGTAGCGGTGCTGCTGGCGACCCTGACACTTTCAGGTTGCCAGAGTGCCTACTACGACGTCATGGAGCAGGCCGGCGTACACAAGCGAGATATCCTCTCGGACCGTGTCATCGCCGCCCGTGATGCGCAGCAGGATGCCGATGAGCAGTTCTCTTCCGCGCTGGAGCGCTATCAGAGCGTGGTCAAGGTACCTGAGAGCAAACTGTCCCGGACCTACGGTGAACTCGAGTCCGACTACGAGCGCAGCCAGGCGGCTGCCGAGCGTGTCAGTCAACGCATCGATGCCATCGAGAGCGTGGCACAGGCGCTTTTCAAGGAGTGGGAAGGCGAGCTGGACCAGTATCAGAACCAGGCGTATCGACGTCAGAGCGAGCGTGAGCTGGAGCAGACACGTCAGCGCTACGGCGAGATGCTTGATGCCATGCATCGCGCTGAAGACACGATGCCGCCGGTCCTGACGGCCATGCACGACAATGTGTTGTTTCTCAAGCATAACCTTAATGCGCGCGCTATCGGTGCGTTAAAGGGGGAGGTCAATCAGCTGGAAATGCAGATCGCCACCCTGAGGCGTGAGATGCAGGCCTCGATCGAACGCTCCAATCGCTTTATTGATGGCATGACGCCCATGGACTGA